One window of the Osmerus mordax isolate fOsmMor3 chromosome 2, fOsmMor3.pri, whole genome shotgun sequence genome contains the following:
- the atp6ap2 gene encoding renin receptor — protein sequence MSLENHRRMDSLFVLVFVIFSAVTSGVSGDRLTVLQAPEYVSFQKGDWLISGEKIPDLVALTMGFSIQEDLSWPGLRAGPLFQRPRANMLVVVRGVDSLNLPQSVASYPLENPVPFTLDSVAETVHSLFSEDTPVVLQLAPSDERLYMLGKANAVFEDLPVTLQQMRARLSQDGSVVTSLPLNSLSRNAEADLLFLSEVQVLHDITALLQRHRHLAKDHSPDLYSLELSGLEELGRRYGQDSTQYRDATAILTAVLQKFGEDLYGLYGNNAVVQVVTVKNFEAPLTRKSRSILESKQISNPGSPYNLAYKYNFQYAVIFNIILWLMIILALAVIAIAYNLWNMDPGYDSIIYRMTNQKIRMD from the exons ATGTCGCTGGAAAATCACCGAAGGATGGACTCCCTTTTTGTCCTAGTGTTTGTGATCTTCTCAGCCGTAACGTCAG gAGTCAGTGGAGACAGACTGACCGTGCTGCAGGCACCAGAGTATGTGTCTTTTCAAAAGGGAGATTGGTTGATCTCAGGAGAGAAGATCCCAGACCTGGTGGCTCTCACCATGGGCTTTTCCATTCAGGAG gatctTTCCTGGCCAGGTCTGCGGGCTGGTCCATTGTTCCAACGTCCCAGGGCTAACATGCTGGTGGTTGTGCGTGGAGTTGACAGCCTAAACCTGCCCCAGAGTGTGGCCTCTTACCCCTTGGAGAAT CCTGTACCCTTTACGCTAGACAGTGTGGCTGAGACGGTCCACTCTCTGTTTTCTGAGGACACTCCTGTTGTACTTCAGCTGGCCCCCAGCGATGAG AGGTTGTACATGCTGGGCAAGGCCAATGCCGTGTTTGAGGACCTTCCTGTCACCCTCCAGCAGATGAGAGCACGTCTATCTCAGGACGGCTCTGTAGTTACCTCCCTGCCCCTCAACTCACTCAGCCGCAATGCAGAG gcTGATCTTCTCTTCTTGTCGGAGGTCCAGGTGCTGCATGACATCACAGCTCTG CTTCAGAGGCACCGCCACCTGGCCAAAGATCACTCCCCTGACCTTTACTCCCTGGAGCTGTCtggcctggaggagctgggacGCCGCTACGGACAGGACTCCACCCAATACCGGGACGCCACGGCCATCCTCACTGCTGTCCTGCAGAAG TTTGGTGAGGACCTGTATGGTCTCTATGGCAACAATGCTGTGGTGCAGGTAGTCACAGTGAAGAACTTTGAGGCACCATTGACCAGAAAGTCACGTTCTATCCTTGAGTCCAAACAAATC AGCAATCCAGGCAGCCCCTATAATTTGGCTTACAAGTATAATTTTCAGTATGCAGTCATCTTTAACATAATTCTGTGGCTGATGATCATCCTGGCTCTTGCCGTCATTGCCATCGCCTACAACCTCTGGAACATGGACCCCGGCTATGACAGCATCATCTACAGGATGACCAATCAGAAGATCCGGATGGACTGA